The Coffea arabica cultivar ET-39 chromosome 1e, Coffea Arabica ET-39 HiFi, whole genome shotgun sequence genome has a window encoding:
- the LOC113704733 gene encoding uncharacterized protein: MESRKLWMDCIIIIDSTSQKLRSLVSKRCDFSRDNQGLDELKVELRLVQTFLLCARELAYFWFSLEYPENPKLGQFYHLLRRLENGLPPIDPAGAASSWGDTLENVKQEISEAYVEMLNSVGLPVSLSQDRWRLLYDEPSLFKETESYSKLLDCLLKSSSLRIEEFMEFLDSLLENLGDINFLGEACDSRFETLFEALFEALQEKLVFLKNFILFARMQSKLDEAQKELMKHCGVVALSAAHLCYAFWFFRDDDEVLCGVELKISRSIEKIKPVYHEVRSAYIGVLKFQSSSLTLSTQRDMFIVGDFVDSLLGNLWELLQNCPTAFMVSLKHQMQILYDGLRFLRNILKKQQERYDGLDGRTKDLVGAVVNDAGVVIFSLYQKGIEEVLAMEIDAMIFCSLHKIELIKAEVGEKHPLALSFDLSTTNALALIDLLLENLKELASSKVDPVSFAEDRGNFLRSYLKKTVEHPTRHPNLDLQIMQEDLLFLRSFMENNLEQLNRNEKLPIETMQNDLLFLRSFLENNREQNNQHEELQALWSQVIEVAHEAEFVIDSLVVGDMSFYSLVLLDSITEEIKLVKSEAQNATTISKYVTSQARSKWSTGTPHQVLHQVASQVSHQVLDEVNLVKTELSKIDDEKDVFKAQKTTKVLSQAFYCLPIFFIAAISKWRGEKTETLEIEGDKYVIEAQEVTKSPRDMPSQSSISAINEAAISKWRGEKTEALEIEGDKYVIEAQEVTKSPRDMPSQSSISAINEAAISKWRGEKTETLEIEGDKYVIEAQEVTKSPRDMPSQSSISAINEVVVDLKDQEQAIIDQLIGGSKQFNIVSIVGMPGIGKTTLAQKVYHDPSIISHFHILAWCCISQVYSKKDLLLEILACIDEKDEYAERNENDLANTLRKHLKQKKYLIVLDDVWDTEAWNALKESFPDDTNGSRILLTSRNHEIPGKPHLLRLLTEEEGWELLQRKLEVTREEGYPPELDVLGRQIAKNCNGLPLSIVIISGILATLDQDGWEKVAERLSSNSVVGATGQCKSILELSYVHLPDHLKPCLLYFGAFREDQEIPIRRLMWLLVAEGFVQKNELESTEKLAEGYIMALINRSLVMVGQRRSTGGVKTCRIHDLLHVFCVGKAKDQNFLHLVQGYDEFLELDELQHPRRLSIYCQPKQFAKSRIFCPHLRSLQHSTSGVRRREVSYSLSSIHQMKLLRVLDLGHISLGFTFPNELCLLVRLRYLAVLGRMNIIPSSLANLLDLETFIVTTYYSGGGLSLLQDAFWNMLKLRHLHVRGALIDLSLANDNPESSSVLYNLDTFSTPKLYVGQSLDAMIRKFPNIRELKCCLLESEESTSDSIKIVAMDSLRQLESLKLLLSQVSAHHIELLLPSNLRRLTLVDFSWSLLSSVGQLSNLEVLKLIGQSDGDGVKEWDMEEGLFPNLKVLKLKSLNIVCWKGSEDNFPCLEKLVLEDCVELEELPSCLWETLTLQLIEVHGCLYSTGDLARDIMEKQMDYGNEDLKICISGEIEDTSSWSD, translated from the exons ATGGAAAGCAGAAAACTGTGGATGGACTGCATCATTATAATCGATTCAACGTCACAGAAACTGCGGTCACTGGTGAGCAAGCGATGTGATTTCAGCAGGGATAATCAAGGCTTGGATGAGCTGAAGGTGGAGCTAAGACTGGTGCAAACATTTCTTCTGTGTGCCAGGGAATTGGCATATTTCTGGTTTAGCCTTGAATATCCTGAGAATCCAAAACTGGGGCAGTTTTATCATCTTCTTCGCCGACTGGAGAATGGATTGCCCCCCATCGACCCAGCTGGCGCAGCCTCTAGTTGGGGAGATACTCTAGAGAATGTTAAGCAAGAAATCAGTGAAGCTTATGTTGAGATGTTAAACTCCGTAGGGCTACCCGTTTCTCTGTCTCAAGACAGATGGCGTCTTTTATATGACGAGCCTTCGCTGTTTAAAGAGACAGAATCATATTCCAAACTGCTTGATTGCTTGTTGAAATCCAGTTCTCTTAGGATAGAAGAATTCATGGAATTCCTAGACTCCTTGCTAGAGAATCTTGGGGATATTAACTTCTTGGGTGAAGCCTGTgattccagatttgaaactttATTCGAAGCCTTATTCGAAGCCCTTCAGGAGAAGCTAGTATTCCTTAAAAATTTTATCCTCTTTGCCAGGATGCAAAGCAAGCTTGATGAAGCACAGAAGGAACTCATGAAGCACTGTGGAGTGGTGGCTCTATCTGCAGCACATCTCTGTTACGCTTTTTGGTTTTTTAGGGATGATGATGAAGTGCTTTGTGGAGTGGAATTAAAGATTTCACGATCAATAGAGAAGATCAAGCCAGTTTATCATGAAGTCCGTTCGGCTTACATTGGCGTCTTGAAATTTCAATCATCATCCCTCACTCTGTCTACCCAAAGGGATATGTTTATAGTGGGGGATTTTGTAGATTCTCTCCTAGGTAATCTTTGGGAGTTGCTACAAAATTGTCCTACTGCTTTTATGGTATCCCTGAAGCATCAAATGCAGATACTCTATGATGGACTGCGATTCTTGAGAAACATTCTCAAGAAGCAGCAAGAGAGGTATGATGGACTAGATGGAAGAACCAAGGATCTTGTTGGAGCTGTGGTCAATGATGCTGGTGTTGTAATTTTCTCACTGTACCAGaaaggaattgaagaagttttgGCCATGGAAATAGATGCTATGATATTTTGCTCATTGCACAAAATTGAGCTTATTAAGGCAGAAGTTGGGGAAAAGCACCCATTGGCATTGAGTTTTGACCTTTCTACAACCAATGCACTGGCGCTTATTGATCTTCTCCTGGAAAATTTGAAGGAGCTGGCAAGCAGTAAAGTTGATCCAGTTTCTTTTGCAGAGGATAGAGGTAATTTCTTAAGATCGTACTTGAAGAAGACCGTGGAGCATCCCACCAGGCATCCAAACCTCGATCTTCAAATTATGCAAGAGGATCTTTTATTCTTAAGATCATTCATGGAAAATAATTTGGAGCAGCTCAACCGGAATGAAAAGCTCCCAATTGAAACAATGCAGAATGATCTTCTATTCTTAAGATCATTCTTGGAAAATAACAGGGAGCAAAACAACCAGCACGAGGAGCTCCAAGCTCTTTGGAGTCAGGTTATTGAGGTGGCACACGAGGCAGAGTTTGTTATCGACTCCTTAGTAGTTGGAGATATGTCATTTTATTCTCTGGTGTTACTTGACAGCATCACAGAAGAAATTAAGCTTGTTAAGAGTGAAGCACAGAATGCAACCACAATCTCGAAGTATGTGACATCACAAG CAAGAAGCAAGTGGAGCACTGGAACACCCCACCAGGTGTTGCACCAGGTAGCAAGCCAGGTATCCCACCAAGTACTTGACGAAGTTAATCTTGTCAAAACTGAACTCTCAAAGATTGATGACGAAAAGGATGTCTTCAAAGCTCAGAAAACTACCAAGGTTCTGAGCCAGGCGTTCTACTGCCTTCCTATTTTTTTCATAGCAGCAATAAGCAAGTGGAGAGGCGAAAAGACTGAGACCTTGGAGATTGAAGGCGATAAGTACGTCATTGAAGCCCAAGAAGTTACCAAGAGCCCGAGGGACATGCCATCACAGAGTAGTATCTCAGCAATAAATGAAGCAGCAATAAGCAAGTGGAGAGGCGAAAAGACTGAGGCCTTGGAGATTGAAGGCGATAAGTACGTCATTGAAGCCCAAGAAGTTACCAAGAGCCCGAGGGACATGCCATCACAGAGTAGTATCTCAGCAATCAATGAAGCAGCAATAAGCAAGTGGAGAGGCGAAAAGACTGAGACCTTGGAGATTGAAGGCGATAAGTACGTCATTGAAGCCCAAGAAGTTACCAAGAGCCCGAGGGACATGCCATCGCAGAGTAGTATCTCAGCAATCAATGAAGTTGTTGTAGATCTGAAGGATCAGGAGCAAGCAATAATTGATCAACTTATAGGAGGATCAAAACAGTTCAACATCGTGTCCATAGTGGGCATGCCTGGAATAGGTAAGACAACTTTGGCACAAAAAGTCTACCATGATCCTTCAATTATATCTCACTTCCACATTCTTGCATGGTGTTGTATCTCCCAAGTATATAGCAAGAAAGATTTGTTACTAGAAATTTTAGCTTGCATTGACGAGAAAGATGAATATGCTGAAAGGAATGAAAATGATTTGGCTAACACACTTCGTAAACACTTGAAGCAAAAGAAGTATCTCATAGTTTTGGATGACGTTTGGGACACTGAGGCATGGAATGCTTTGAAAGAATCATTCCCAGATGATACCAATGGGAGCAGAATTCTCTTAACAAGTCGAAACCATGAGATTCCTGGTAAGCCTCACCTTCTTCGGCTACTTACTGAAGAAGAAGGATGGGAATTACTACAAAGAAAGCTGGAAGTTACCAGGGAAGAAGGCTATCCTCCAGAACTAGATGTTCTTGGGAGGCAAATAGCAAAAAATTGTAATGGGCTGCCACTGTCAATTGTCATTATATCTGGAATTCTTGCAACCCTGGATCAAGATGGTTGGGAGAAAGTTGCAGAAAGGCTAAGTTCAAATAGCGTGGTTGGTGCCACAGGACAATGCAAGAGTATATTAGAGCTGAGTTATGTACATCTACCTGACCATTTGAAACCATGTCTTCTTTACTTTGGAGCATTTAGAGAAGATCAAGAAATACCTATCCGGAGGTTGATGTGGTTATTGGTAGCAGAAGGATTTGTGCAGAAAAATGAGTTGGAGAGCACAGAGAAATTAGCAGAAGGCTATATAATGGCTCTAATTAACAGAAGCTTGGTTATGGTGGGGCAACGAAGATCCACAGGTGGGGTCAAGACCTGCCGCATTCATGATTTGTTACATGTGTTCTGTGTTGGAAAAGCCAAAGatcaaaattttctacatttgGTACAAGGGtatgatgaatttcttgaattgGATGAGTTACAACACCCACGTCGGTTATCCATTTACTGTCAACCAAAGCAATTTGCGAAGTCAAGGATATTTTGTCCCCACCTACGCTCTCTACAACATTCTACATCGGGTGTTAGAAGGCGTGAAGTATCATACAGCTTATCCTCCATTCATCAGATGAAACTTCTTAGAGTATTGGATTTGGGACATATTAGTTTAGGTTTTACTTTTCCGAATGAATTATGCTTGCTCGTTAGGCTGAGGTACTTGGCAGTTCTAGGTAGGATGAACATCATCCCATCCTCACTAGCTAACCTCCTAGATTTGGAAACTTTTATTGTGACAACATATTATTCAGGTGGTGGCCTTTCTTTATTGCAAGATGCTTTCTGGAATATGCTGAAATTGAGGCATCTTCATGTACGTGGTGCTCTGATTGATCTTAGTTTGGCCAATGACAACCCTGAATCCTCGTCTGTCTTGTATAACTTAGACACCTTTTCTACTCCAAAGCTTTACGTAGGGCAAAGCTTGGATGCGATGATAAGAAAGTTTCCAAATATCCGCGAACTGAAATGCTGTCTCCTAGAATCAGAGGAATCTACTAGTGACAGCATCAAGATTGTGGCAATGGACTCTCTCAGGCAACTTGAATCACTAAAGCTGCTTCTTAGTCAGGTGAGTGCACATCATATTGAACTTCTTCTCCCCTCAAATCTTAGACGGTTGACCCTGGTGGACTTTTCTTGGAGTCTACTTTCCTCCGTTGGACAGCTATCCAATCTTGAGGTTCTCAAATTAATCGGACAATCTGATGGTGATGGGGTTAAGGAATGGGACATGGAAGAAGGACTCTTCCCCAATCTCAAAGTCTTGAAATTGAAATCCTTGAATATAGTCTGCTGGAAGGGCTCGGAAGATAATTTTCCCTGTCTTGAGAAATTAGTTTTGGAAGATTGTGTGGAATTAGAAGAGCTCCCTTCCTGTTTATGGGAAACATTAACTCTTCAATTGATCGAGGTGCATGGATGTCTATACTCTACTGGAGATTTAGCTCGAGATATCATGGAAAAACAGATGGACTACGGAAATGAGGATCTGAAAATCTGCATCTCAGGGGAAATTGAGGATACTTCTTCATGGTCCGATTGA
- the LOC113704749 gene encoding putative late blight resistance protein homolog R1A-4, with amino-acid sequence MGTSNYLYSLLETLENPEIERDLDVVWLKEFRPELRLLRTYLLCAREWSRDLKLSESHGNSSSELASVKSSMSGLEAAINEYAQELRYTFLRSKRSRVGSKNLMLMLLDVEWTIKTLRQQIGDLFITLRNCSFLQTFCRPVGDGVTELVDSVLKNLTDFVRKVGCDDRVQVLQEPIKDLHDKLSFLRNLIRFVILRGVAGEQRQLVDVLSHIKIVAINAAGLTYMYWDDGKDGEICNQLQVSISELLQKVNPTHAQVREIYIQVLIASNSSWSSYTLTDEMHNQLLGDTVDSLLGNLWELLKCTTSLMASRMDQISAVWEGLRFLRTIIKNQQQKFGQMYEKVKEIVPAAVNEAGFVMSSLYMHEMEVDLLIFPLQDKIRIIEAELAANSTEAAAFDSPSIMVEEFKRGKAGLLEINNNEHSSEALKAAKLSTVLRSQGTPSMFNQEVVGYKDEAEQLICQLTRGSKQLDIVSIVGMPGQGKTTLANKVYRDALITCHFHVRVWCCISQVYQKRDVLLEILACIEPERFDWGMMHEDDLAEVLYRSLKGNRYLQVLDDIWDIKAWNCLERSFPNDANGSRILLTSRIHNLALEAKPTAKSLPLRQLTDDESWELLQKKLAERNGHPPVKSVLGRHIAKGCKGLPLTIVIIAGVLATLDQDGWEEVAEMLSSKVVCGTEQCMDILELSYIHLPKHLKPCFLYFGAFLENQEIPIWRLMRMWIAEGFVHKTDLKSLEDTAEDYIMDLIGRSLVIVSKQKSTGTVKACRIHDLLHEFCVTKAKEQKFIKLRHCYAEILNFDEPSSTHRLFVYTNGENFERSRLFCPLLRTLLVSAQSHEPKIQSNFHFVVRIFKLLGVLDFVKINLGSIFPGEIALLVQLKFLAVRGTMK; translated from the coding sequence ATGGGCACCTCGAATTACTTGTATTCACTCTTGGAGACTCTAGAAAATCCAGAAATCGAAAGGGATCTAGATGTTGTTTGGCTCAAGGAATTCAGACCTGAGCTCCGGCTTTTGAGAACATATCTTCTGTGCGCTAGAGAATGGAGCAGAGACCTGAAACTTTCAGAATCTCATGGTAACAGTAGTAGTGAACTCGCAAGTGTGAAATCTTCAATGTCTGGACTTGAAGCTGCCATCAATGAGTACGCACAGGAGTTGCGATATACTTTTCTCAGATCAAAACGAAGCAGAGTAGGGAGTAAAAATTTGATGCTGATGCTGCTGGATGTTGAATGGACCATCAAAACTTTGAGGCAACAAATTGGTGATCTGTTCATCACTTTGCGGAATTGCTCGTTCTTACAAACCTTCTGCCGTCCAGTTGGAGATGGAGTAACCGAACTTGTTGATTCCGTGCTGAAGAATCTGACGGATTTTGTGAGAAAAGTAGGATGTGACGATCGGGTTCAGGTTTTGCAAGAACCAATCAAAGACCTCCATGACAAGCTGAGTTTCTTGCGAAATCTAATTCGGTTTGTTATATTGCGAGGTGTTGCTGGTGAGCAGAGACAGTTGGTTGATGTCCTATCTCACATTAAGATTGTGGCAATAAATGCAGCAGGCCTCACTTACATGTACTGGGATGATGGAAAGGATGGAGAAATTTGCAACCAGCTGCAGGTTAGCATTTCCGAACTGCTGCAGAAGGTCAATCCCACTCATGCCCAAGTCCGTGAGATTTATATCCAAGTCCTGATAGCTTCAAATTCGTCATGGTCTTCATATACTCTGACTGATGAGATGCATAATCAATTGTTGGGGGATACTGTTGATTCTCTCCTTGGTAATCTTTGGGAGCTACTGAAATGCACTACCAGTTTAATGGCTTCTAGGATGGATCAAATCAGTGCAGTATGGGAGGGACTGAGATTCTTGAGAACCATTATCAAAAACCAGCAACAGAAGTTTGGTCAGATGTATGAAAAGGTGAAGGAGATTGTTCCGGCTGCAGTCAATGAGGCAGGATTTGTAATGTCCTCACTGTATATGCATGAAATGGAAGTGGATCTTCTGATCTTTCCTTTGCAAGACAAGATTAGGATTATCGAGGCAGAACTTGCAGCTAATTCTACAGAAGCGGCAGCATTTGATTCTCCGAGTATCATGGTAGAAGAGTTTAAGCGTGGTAAAGCGGGGCTTTTGGAGATTAATAACAATGAGCACAGTTCTGAAGCCCTGAAAGCTGCCAAACTTTCAACTGTGTTGCGGTCACAAGGGACACCCTCCATGTTCAATCAAGAAGTGGTGGGATACAAAGATGAGGCAGAACAGTTAATCTGTCAACTTACCAGAGGATCAAAACAGTTGGACATTGTGTCTATTGTTGGCATGCCAGGACAGGGTAAGACAACTTTAGCTAACAAAGTCTACCGTGATGCTTTAATTACATGCCATTTCCATGTTCGTGTTTGGTGCTGTATTTCTCAAGTATATCAAAAGCGAGATGTGTTATTGGAGATTTTGGCTTGTATTGAGCCTGAGAGGTTTGATTGGGGTATGATGCATGAAGATGATCTTGCTGAAGTTTTGTACAGAAGTTTGAAGGGAAACAGGTATCTCCAAGTTTTGGATGACATTTGGGACATTAAGGCATGGAATTGTCTGGAAAGATCATTCCCAAATGATGCTAATGGAAGTAGAATTCTTTTAACGAGCCGAATTCATAACTTAGCTTTGGAAGCCAAACCAACGGCTAAATCTCTCCCTCTTCGCCAACTCACTGACGATGAGAGCTGGGAATTATTACAGAAGAAGCTAGCAGAAAGAAACGGCCATCCTCCAGTGAAAAGTGTTTTGGGGCGGCATATAGCTAAAGGTTGTAAAGGACTACCTTTAACAATTGTCATCATAGCAGGAGTTCTTGCAACTTTAGACCAAGATGGTTGGGAAGAAGTGGCAGAGATGCTAAGCTCAAAAGTTGTTTGCGGTACAGAACAATGCATGGATATATTAGAGTTGAGCTACATACATTTACCAAAGCATTTGAAGCCATGCTTTCTTTACTTTGGGGCATTTCTAGAAAACCAAGAAATTCCTATCTGGAGGTTGATGCGGATGTGGATAGCGGAAGGATTCGTACACAAGACTGACCTAAAGAGCCTGGAGGACACTGCTGAGGACTATATAATGGATCTAATTGGTAGAAGCTTGGTTATCGTTAGTAAACAGAAATCCACAGGTACAGTGAAAGCTTGCCGCATTCACGATTTGCTTCACGAATTTTGTGTGACAAAAGCTAAAGAGCAGAAATTTATCAAGTTGAGGCATTGTTATGCTGAAATTCTTAATTTTGATGAGCCAAGCAGCACCCATCGATTGTTTGTTTACACCAATGGGGAGAACTTTGAGAGGTCAAGGCTGTTTTGTCCCCTTCTACGTACTCTCTTGGTCTCTGCTCAATCTCACGAACCTAAAATTCAAAGCAATTTCCATTTCGTTGTTCGGATTTTCAAACTTCTTGGAGTGTTGGATTTTGTGAAAATTAATCTGGGTTCCATTTTTCCTGGCGAAATAGCATTGCTTGTTCAGTTAAAATTCTTGGCAGTTCGAGGCACCATGAAATAG
- the LOC113704761 gene encoding putative late blight resistance protein homolog R1C-3, whose amino-acid sequence MDFKTCICSILDKLQLVMEKRYFCQPHHVLEVHYLTVELRLVKTFVLCSRRLAYSSRVEDSVHGEAYKFHKLLLRSEDGLPPSDLAAAVSGFRETLMDCKHKISEAYVEMLELVTQSVARARIRPSTREYEPWNLLDRLVKPSFSSADEFMEFFDSLLENLEDVMERSSVYYKQDIMERSSGYYEQLETLQEKLVSINNLIHFARLRGNPPGVVKKHCRAVVLSAAHLCYIYLFLKDDNQAFHELKLKITESVENIKHVYQQVRLAYFGVLQSGSSSLILSTQTDTFIVGNFVSSLLANLFELLLNSPSCFNRSLKHHLKILYEGLQFLSIILQKQQEKYDGLPGRTKDLIGAVVEDAAIVIFSLYQEEIREASAKETDVKLFCLLYKIKLIKAEVEEQHPVDLRFNFPTTSELGFIDLLLQKLKELASSKVDPLAFARDGAGFLKTYLKKTEEDSRRSLKQEVPKGLRLPWLNEMEQHELQDKLQLQRLKKDISLLRSFLKNYLEQHSRKDNLNLQTMQDSLLFLRSWLENHGEQCNQHKELQFLWSRVIELAYEAEFVFDSLIVGDISFYSLILFDKITQKVKLLKGEALKIHHKKYVFKALTAITSCLNCSPATRSKWSGTNKELSTDSAAQIEAVVGLNEEVEAIINQLKGGSMQLDMLSIVGMPGIGKTTLAQKVYHDPSVTSHFHVRAWCCISQTYNKQDLLSKILACIDQKAQFSKVKENVLAERIRKNLKGKKYLIFLDDVWDIEAWHTLKISFPDDKNGSRILLTSRDHEITGNRHVVQLLTDEESWELLQTKVANAREEGYPPELNVLGRKIARNCKGLPLSIVIISGILAALDQAGWEEVLITLSSNIVCDTDQCKSILELSYIHLPDHLKRCLLYFGAFREDQAIPAQRLKWLWIAEGFVQKNEPKSPEEIAEGYIMALIKRSLVTVGKQRSLGGVKTCHIHDLLHVFCKGKAKDINFLQVSEAFDAPHHLRRLSYGSDLKYIAKSRIFFTVYAL is encoded by the exons ATGGACTTCAAGACTTGCATCTGTTCAATCTTGGACAAGCTGCAGTTGGTTATGGAAAAGAGATATTTTTGCCAACCTCATCATGTTTTGGAAGTGCATTACCTGACGGTGGAGTTAAGACTGGTGAAAACATTTGTCCTGTGTTCAAGGAGATTGGCGTACTCTTCCAGAGTTGAAGACTCTGTTCATGGAGAAGCTTACAAGTTTCACAAGCTGCTTCTTAGATCAGAGGATGGATTGCCCCCCAGCGACTTGGCTGCAGCGGTCTCTGGTTTCCGAGAAACTCTAATGGATTGTAAACATAAAATAAGCGAAGCGTATGTCGAGATGTTGGAGTTGGTTACGCAATCCGTTGCTCGGGCTAGAATCCGACCGAGTACGAGAGAATACGAGCCCTGGAATCTGTTGGATCGCTTAGTGAAGCCCAGTTTTTCATCAGCAGATGAATTCATGGAATTCTTCGACTCCTTGCTGGAGAATCTTGAGGATGTTATGGAACGTAGCTCAGTATATTATAAACAGGATATTATGGAACGTAGCTCAGGATATTATGAACAGCTGGAAACCCTTCAAGAGAAGTTGGTATCCATTAACAATTTGATTCACTTTGCCAGGCTACGAGGCAATCCCCCCGGGGTAGTGAAGAAGCATTGTAGAGCTGTGGTTCTATCTGCAGCACATCTTTgttatatttatttgtttttgaaaGATGATAATCAAGCATTTCATGAACTAAAATTGAAGATTACTGAATCAGTAGAGAACATCAAGCATGTTTATCAGCAAGTCCGTTTGGCTTACTTTGGCGTCTTGCAATCTGGATCATCTTCGCTCATTTTGTCTACCCAGACCGATACGTTTATAGTGGGGAATTTTGTAAGTTCACTTCTAGCTAATCTATTTGAGTTACTACTAAATTCTCCTTCCTGTTTCAATAGATCTCTGAAGCATCACTTGAAGATACTCTATGAGGGGCTTCAATTCCTGAGCATCATTCTCCAAAAGCAGCAAGAGAAGTATGATGGACTACCTGGAAGAACCAAGGATCTTATTGGAGCTGTGGTCGAAGATGCTGCAATTGTAATTTTCTCACTTTATCAGGAGGAAATCCGAGAAGCTTCGGCCAAGGAAACAGATGTTAAGCTCTTTTGTTTACTGTACAAGATTAAGCTTATTAAGGCAGAAGTTGAGGAACAGCATCCAGTCGATTTAAGGTTTAACTTTCCTACGACCAGTGAACTGGGGTTTATCGATCTTCTCCTACAAAAATTGAAGGAACTGGCAAGCAGTAAAGTGGATCCACTTGCTTTTGCTAGGGATGGAGCTGGCTTCTTAAAAACGTACTTGAAGAAGACCGAGGAAGATTCCCGAAGGTCTTTAAAGCAGGAAGTTCCAAAAGGGCTCCGATTACCTTGGCTGAATGAGATGGAGCAGCACGAACTGCAAGACAAGCTCCAACTTCAAAGATTGAAAAAAGATATTTCACTCTTAAGatcatttttgaaaaattatttggAGCAGCACAGCCGGAAAGACAATCTCAACCTTCAAACAATGCAAGATAGTCTTTTATTCTTAAGATCGTGGTTGGAGAATCATGGGGAGCAATGCAATCAGCACAAAGAACTTCAATTCCTTTGGAGTCGTGTTATAGAGCTAGCATATGAAGCAGAGTTTGTTTTTGACTCCTTAATAGTTGGAGATATATCATTTTATTCCCTGATATTATTTGATAAGATCACACAAAAAGTTAAGCTTCTTAAAGGTGAAGCCCTGAAGATTCATCACAAAAAATATGTCTTCAAAGCCCTGACAGCTATCACAAG TTGTTTAAATTGTTCCCCAgcaacaagaagcaagtggagTGGCACTAACAAAGAGCTTAGTACTGATAGTGCTGCTCAAATTGAAGCTGTGGTGGGTTTGAATGAGGAGGTAGAAGCGATAATCAATCAACTCAAAGGAGGATCAATGCAGTTGGACATGCTTTCCATTGTGGGGATGCCTGGGATAGGTAAGACAACTCTGGCACAAAAGGTTTACCATGATCCTTCAGTTACATCTCACTTCCATGTTCGTGCTTGGTGTTGTATCTCTCAAACATATAACAAGCAAGATCTGTTGTCTAAGATTTTGGCTTGCATTGATCAGAAAGCTCAATTTTctaaggtgaaagaaaatgttTTGGCTGAAAGAATCCGTAAAAACTTGAAGGGAAAGAAATATCTCATATTTCTGGATGATGTATGGGATATTGAGGCATGGCATACTTTGAAAATATCGTTTCCTGATGATAAGAATGGAAGCAGAATTCTCTTAACAAGTCGGGATCATGAGATTACTGGAAATCGTCATGTTGTTCAGCTACTTACTGATGAGGAAAGCTGGGAATTACTACAGACAAAGGTGGCAAATGCTAGAGAAGAAGGCTACCCTCCAGAACTGAATGTTCTTGGGAGGAAAATAGCAAGAAACTGTAAGGGGCTGCCTTTATCAATTGTCATCATATCTGGAATTCTTGCTGCTCTAGATCAAGCTGGTTGGGAGGAAGTCTTGATTACCCTAAGTTCAAACATAGTTTGTGACACGGATCAATGCAAGAGTATATTGGAATTGAGTTACATACATCTACCTGACCATTTAAAGCGATGCCTCCTTTACTTTGGAGCATTTAGAGAAGATCAAGCAATTCCTGCCCAGAGGTTGAAGTGGTTATGGATCGCTGAAGGATTTGTTCAGAAGAATGAGCCAAAAAGCCCAGAAGAAATTGCAGAAGGCTATATAATGGCTCTAATTAAGAGAAGCTTGGTTACAGTTGGGAAACAGAGATCTTTAGGCGGGGTCAAGACCTGCCACATTCATGATTTGTTGCATGTGTTTTGCAAGGGAAAAGCCAAAGATATAAATTTTCTACAAGTGTCTGAGGCGTTTGATGCGCCACACCACCTACGTCGGTTATCATACGGCTCTGATCTCAAGTATATTGCAAAATCAAGGATATTTTTTACCGTATACGCTCTCTAA